Proteins found in one Mesorhizobium sp. CAU 1732 genomic segment:
- a CDS encoding alpha/beta fold hydrolase — MASFGYLLFRSAFMLAEQIAPRATGRVAFELFCRTPDPDRPTKREADMLRDSAAFMDEARHHHLRTRDGWVVAHDFGPPEGRSAPAVLVVHGWRSRTEHMRTLIEALRHQGFRVIALDLPGHGRSTGRRLNLALAVAAVRAAADWFGPFSAIVGHSFGGAVAVNAVFGSIRGIAPVEAKRLVLVAAPSSMPGLFEDFGRFLGLGTRTQMALAGQVERVAGHPLESFVAADQLRELRIETLAVHAPDDKEVSFESARQFEDAGDHVRLVRVPGRGHRRIIADAAIANQIAEFAVAGF, encoded by the coding sequence ATGGCCTCTTTTGGTTACCTGCTCTTCCGTAGCGCATTCATGCTTGCCGAACAAATCGCGCCGCGCGCGACCGGCCGCGTTGCCTTTGAGCTCTTCTGCCGCACGCCCGATCCGGACAGGCCCACGAAGCGCGAAGCCGACATGTTGCGCGATTCGGCGGCGTTCATGGACGAGGCGCGGCACCATCATCTGCGCACGCGCGACGGATGGGTCGTGGCCCATGATTTCGGGCCGCCAGAGGGGCGCAGCGCTCCGGCCGTTCTCGTCGTTCATGGCTGGCGTTCGCGCACCGAACATATGCGCACGCTGATCGAGGCACTGCGCCATCAGGGGTTCCGCGTCATCGCGCTCGATCTTCCCGGGCACGGACGCTCGACCGGCCGCCGTCTGAATCTCGCGCTGGCGGTCGCCGCAGTGCGTGCGGCTGCCGACTGGTTCGGGCCGTTTTCGGCGATCGTTGGGCATTCGTTCGGCGGTGCGGTGGCCGTCAACGCTGTTTTCGGCTCCATAAGGGGGATCGCGCCGGTCGAGGCGAAACGTCTGGTGCTCGTGGCCGCGCCGAGTTCGATGCCGGGTCTTTTCGAGGATTTCGGCCGGTTCCTCGGTCTTGGAACACGCACACAGATGGCGCTCGCCGGCCAGGTGGAGCGCGTCGCGGGCCATCCGCTTGAGAGTTTCGTCGCTGCCGATCAGTTGCGTGAGCTGCGCATCGAGACGCTCGCGGTCCATGCGCCCGACGACAAGGAAGTGTCGTTCGAAAGCGCGCGGCAGTTCGAGGACGCGGGAGACCATGTGCGTCTCGTGCGTGTGCCGGGCAGGGGGCATCGGCGGATCATCGCCGACGCGGCGATCGCGAACCAGATCGCCGAATTCGCGGTGGCGGGGTTCTGA
- a CDS encoding ABC transporter permease: MEKALSLISFGPQGWGDQIASGVVVTVSLALATLPFGLAAGFMIALAKQSEERSLRLAANVYTTIFRGLPELLTLFLVFYGVQLGVQRLVQLFNPTATVEINAFVAGMVALGVVFSTYASEVFLSAFRAIPRGQYEGGHAVGLSNWQTMRLVVLPQLVRIALPGLSNLWLILLKDTALVSVIGLSDIIRQAGIAARVTKEAFLFFGLACLIYLVLAILSSVAFGFIERWAGKAEPSR; encoded by the coding sequence ATGGAAAAAGCGCTTTCACTCATCAGCTTCGGGCCTCAGGGCTGGGGCGACCAGATCGCCTCGGGCGTTGTGGTGACGGTATCGCTCGCGCTCGCGACCCTGCCGTTCGGGCTCGCAGCCGGCTTCATGATCGCGCTGGCGAAACAGTCCGAGGAACGTTCTCTCAGGCTTGCCGCGAACGTCTACACGACGATCTTCCGCGGGCTGCCGGAGCTTCTCACGCTGTTCCTCGTCTTCTACGGCGTGCAGCTTGGCGTCCAGCGCCTCGTGCAGCTCTTCAATCCGACCGCGACCGTCGAGATCAACGCTTTCGTCGCAGGCATGGTGGCGCTCGGCGTCGTCTTTTCGACCTATGCCAGCGAGGTGTTCCTCTCCGCATTCCGGGCGATCCCGCGCGGTCAGTACGAAGGCGGACACGCGGTCGGCCTGTCGAACTGGCAGACCATGCGCCTCGTCGTCCTGCCGCAACTCGTGCGCATCGCCCTTCCCGGCCTCTCCAATCTCTGGCTCATCCTGCTCAAGGACACCGCGCTCGTTTCCGTGATCGGCCTGTCCGACATCATCCGGCAGGCGGGCATCGCCGCGCGCGTGACCAAGGAAGCCTTCCTCTTCTTCGGCCTCGCCTGCCTCATCTATCTCGTGCTGGCGATCCTCTCCTCGGTCGCGTTCGGCTTCATCGAGCGCTGGGCCGGCAAGGCGGAGCCCTCCCGATGA
- the mobB gene encoding molybdopterin-guanine dinucleotide biosynthesis protein B: MDKIIGIAGWKNAGKTTLTESLVTELTSRGWTVSTVKHAHHDADVDAAGTDTHRHRTAGASEVMLVTGRRWALMHELRDEEEPPLDQILARLSPCDIVLVEGYKTGPHRKIEVRRTAAQNQAPLPETANVVAIASDSPVHMAPVPVFALDDVTAIADFVEVAVGLRNR, encoded by the coding sequence ATGGACAAAATCATCGGCATCGCAGGCTGGAAGAATGCCGGCAAGACGACGCTGACCGAGAGCCTCGTCACGGAGCTGACCAGCCGCGGATGGACGGTCTCGACCGTGAAACACGCGCATCACGATGCGGATGTGGATGCCGCGGGGACGGACACGCACCGCCATCGCACCGCGGGAGCCAGCGAAGTCATGCTCGTCACCGGGCGCCGATGGGCGCTCATGCACGAATTGCGCGATGAAGAGGAACCGCCTCTCGACCAGATTCTCGCACGTCTCTCGCCCTGCGATATCGTGCTCGTCGAGGGATACAAGACCGGTCCGCATCGCAAGATCGAGGTGCGACGCACTGCGGCGCAGAACCAGGCGCCGCTCCCCGAGACGGCGAATGTGGTCGCGATCGCGTCCGACAGCCCGGTCCATATGGCGCCCGTGCCAGTCTTCGCACTCGACGACGTGACCGCGATCGCCGACTTCGTCGAGGTTGCTGTGGGTTTGCGCAATAGGTGA
- a CDS encoding rhodanese-like domain-containing protein, with amino-acid sequence MKKGYRALLDEANAEIEAVSPQEAHALAQSADVVLVDIRDPRELDRDGRIEGALHAPRGMLEFWIDPESPYHKPIFASGKTFVFFCAGGLRSALATKTAQDMGLEPVKHIEGGFGAWKEAGLPIEAPKPKT; translated from the coding sequence ATGAAGAAGGGATATCGGGCGCTGCTCGATGAGGCGAATGCCGAGATCGAAGCGGTGTCGCCGCAGGAGGCGCACGCGCTGGCGCAATCGGCAGACGTGGTGCTGGTGGATATCCGCGATCCGCGCGAACTGGACCGCGACGGCAGGATCGAAGGCGCGCTCCATGCGCCGCGCGGCATGCTCGAATTCTGGATCGATCCCGAGAGCCCGTATCACAAGCCGATCTTCGCCAGCGGGAAGACCTTTGTGTTCTTCTGCGCGGGCGGATTGCGGTCCGCGCTCGCGACCAAGACCGCACAGGACATGGGGCTTGAACCGGTCAAGCACATTGAAGGCGGGTTCGGTGCGTGGAAGGAAGCGGGCCTGCCGATCGAGGCGCCGAAACCGAAGACCTGA
- the moaA gene encoding GTP 3',8-cyclase MoaA: protein MHSNGTSMIDPFGRDISYLRVSVTDRCDFRCTYCMAEDMTFLPKKDLLSLEELDRLCTVFIEKGVKKLRLTGGEPLVRKNVMHLVRQISRHLESGALEELTLTTNGSQLSRFAQELADCGVRRINVSLDTLDPVKFRSITRWGDLSRVLAGIEAAEAAGLKIKLNAVALKGFNDGELPDMMRWAHGRGMDLTVIETMPMGEIDEDRTDQYLPLSRLRADLERQFTLSDIPYKTGGPARYVKVAETGGRLGFITPMTHNFCESCNRVRLTCTGTLYMCLGQDDAADLRAPLRASEGNELLSNAIDEAIGRKPKGHDFVIDRRTNRPAVSRHMSVTGG from the coding sequence ATGCATTCAAACGGCACCAGCATGATCGATCCGTTCGGGCGCGACATCTCCTATCTGCGCGTCTCCGTGACCGATCGCTGCGACTTCCGCTGCACCTACTGCATGGCGGAAGACATGACCTTTTTGCCGAAAAAGGATCTGCTGAGCCTCGAGGAACTGGATCGCCTCTGCACCGTGTTCATCGAGAAGGGCGTGAAGAAGCTGCGCCTGACCGGCGGCGAGCCGCTTGTCCGCAAGAATGTCATGCACCTGGTCCGCCAGATTTCGCGTCATCTCGAAAGCGGCGCGCTCGAAGAACTGACGCTGACGACCAACGGTTCGCAACTGTCGCGGTTTGCGCAGGAACTTGCCGATTGCGGCGTACGGCGCATCAACGTCTCGCTGGATACGCTCGACCCCGTCAAGTTCCGGTCGATCACGCGCTGGGGCGATCTCTCGCGCGTTCTCGCAGGCATCGAGGCGGCAGAGGCGGCCGGGCTGAAAATCAAGCTCAACGCCGTTGCGTTGAAGGGTTTCAATGATGGCGAGCTGCCCGACATGATGCGCTGGGCGCATGGTCGCGGCATGGATTTGACGGTCATCGAGACGATGCCGATGGGCGAGATCGACGAGGATCGGACCGATCAGTATCTGCCCCTGTCGCGTCTGCGCGCCGATCTCGAACGGCAGTTCACGCTGAGCGACATCCCCTACAAGACCGGCGGCCCCGCACGCTATGTGAAGGTTGCCGAGACCGGTGGGCGGCTAGGCTTCATCACGCCGATGACGCACAATTTCTGCGAGAGCTGCAACCGCGTCCGCCTGACCTGCACCGGCACGCTTTACATGTGCCTCGGCCAGGATGACGCGGCAGACCTGCGCGCGCCGCTGCGTGCCTCCGAGGGCAACGAACTTCTGTCGAACGCGATCGACGAAGCGATCGGCCGCAAACCCAAGGGCCATGATTTCGTGATCGACCGGCGGACCAATCGACCGGCCGTCTCTCGCCATATGAGCGTTACCGGCGGTTGA
- a CDS encoding multidrug effflux MFS transporter, with the protein MASTFFNRVTPPHIATLVLATATGALAMNVFLPSLPGIARHFDTDYAIVQLAVSLYLAATAILQLGIGPASDRFGRRPVMLACFTIFMIGSVAAIYAPTIELLLAARILQAFSAAGMVLSRAIVRDTVTTDEAASKIGYVTMGMSLVPMIGPAIGGLLDENYGWQASFVLTLAFGAVAFAFVFFDLGETNRNQSSSLVSQFKAYPELIRSRRFWGYTLTAAFTSGTFFAFLGGGPYVATEIFGMRPSEYGLYFGMLSAGYMIGNFISGRFSRRIGINGMIVTGNLITVAGMSLSLALLALGFMQAIAVFGPVAIVGVGNGMTLPNANAGIVGVRPHLAGSASGLGGSLQIGGGAAISLLAGSLLSQESGPAPLLWLMLSTSIGAVLASLYILYVARSARPI; encoded by the coding sequence ATGGCTTCGACATTCTTCAATCGCGTCACGCCGCCTCACATCGCCACGCTCGTTCTGGCGACGGCGACGGGTGCGCTGGCGATGAACGTGTTTCTGCCGTCGCTTCCAGGTATCGCCCGACACTTCGATACGGATTACGCGATCGTCCAGCTTGCGGTGTCGCTGTACCTCGCCGCCACCGCGATCCTGCAACTGGGCATCGGGCCGGCTTCCGACCGGTTCGGGCGGCGTCCGGTCATGCTGGCCTGCTTTACGATTTTCATGATCGGGTCAGTTGCCGCAATCTATGCGCCGACCATCGAACTCCTGCTTGCCGCGCGCATCCTTCAGGCTTTCTCGGCGGCGGGGATGGTTCTGTCCCGCGCGATCGTTCGCGACACCGTGACGACGGACGAGGCGGCGAGCAAGATCGGCTACGTGACCATGGGCATGTCGCTCGTGCCGATGATCGGGCCGGCGATCGGCGGCCTGCTCGACGAGAATTACGGCTGGCAGGCGAGTTTCGTCCTGACGCTCGCCTTCGGCGCGGTGGCCTTCGCCTTCGTGTTCTTCGACCTCGGCGAGACCAATCGCAACCAGAGCTCCAGCCTGGTCTCGCAGTTCAAGGCCTATCCGGAGTTGATCCGCTCGCGCCGGTTCTGGGGCTATACGCTGACGGCCGCCTTCACCTCGGGAACGTTCTTCGCCTTTCTGGGCGGCGGTCCCTATGTCGCGACGGAAATCTTCGGCATGCGGCCATCGGAGTACGGGCTTTATTTCGGCATGCTGTCCGCCGGGTACATGATCGGCAACTTCATCTCGGGTCGCTTCTCGCGCCGCATCGGCATCAACGGCATGATCGTCACCGGAAACCTGATCACCGTGGCCGGAATGAGCCTCTCGCTGGCGCTGCTCGCGCTCGGTTTCATGCAGGCGATCGCCGTGTTCGGGCCCGTGGCGATCGTGGGCGTGGGCAACGGCATGACCCTGCCGAATGCCAACGCGGGTATCGTGGGCGTCCGCCCTCACCTCGCCGGGAGCGCGTCGGGGCTCGGCGGATCGCTCCAGATCGGCGGCGGTGCGGCAATCTCGCTTCTGGCAGGCTCCTTGCTGTCGCAGGAATCCGGTCCCGCGCCGCTTTTGTGGCTGATGTTGTCGACATCCATCGGCGCGGTGTTGGCCTCGCTCTACATCCTCTACGTTGCGCGCAGCGCGAGACCCATCTGA
- a CDS encoding pyridoxamine 5'-phosphate oxidase family protein — MTTISTIEDLEAIYGQPGETSLVKELDHLIPEYAAFIEASPFVALSTAGPEGLDCSPRGDLAGFVRIHDHRTLMMPDRRGNNRADSLRNIVRDGRVGLLFLVPGSGTTLRVNGRAQLSADAELCASFAVDGHAPRCVIVIAIDSVYFQCARAIVRSGLWDASRHVDPKSLPTPGAMLAATSNASIDGQAYDAEWPGRAAKTMW, encoded by the coding sequence ATGACGACGATCTCCACCATCGAAGACCTCGAAGCGATTTACGGCCAGCCGGGCGAGACATCCCTCGTCAAGGAACTGGATCATCTGATCCCTGAATATGCGGCCTTCATCGAGGCCTCGCCCTTCGTTGCGCTCTCGACGGCTGGCCCGGAGGGGCTCGATTGCTCGCCGCGCGGTGACCTGGCCGGTTTCGTGCGCATCCATGACCACAGGACGCTGATGATGCCGGATCGGCGTGGCAACAACCGCGCCGATTCGCTCAGGAACATCGTTCGCGACGGACGCGTCGGCCTTCTGTTCCTGGTGCCCGGCTCGGGAACGACGCTGCGCGTCAACGGACGTGCTCAGCTCTCGGCCGATGCGGAACTCTGCGCGTCCTTCGCCGTCGATGGGCACGCGCCGCGCTGTGTGATCGTCATCGCAATCGACAGCGTCTACTTCCAGTGCGCGCGGGCGATCGTGCGGTCGGGGCTCTGGGATGCCAGCCGGCATGTCGATCCAAAATCGCTGCCGACGCCCGGCGCGATGCTCGCGGCCACCAGCAACGCGTCTATCGACGGACAGGCCTATGATGCGGAATGGCCAGGTCGCGCCGCCAAGACGATGTGGTAG
- a CDS encoding ABC transporter substrate-binding protein, translated as MRIASRVSMALSVAAIALTIGGAQAQEKLRIGTEGAYPPFNNLTSDGQLVGFDIDIAKALCEEMKVECEFVTQDWDGIIPALQANRFDAIIASMSITDERLKQVDFTNKYYNTPPAIVALKDTDITGVTKEALAGKVIGVQGSTTHSNYSEATYTDSEVRGYPTADEYKLDLINGRIDAANDDITVIEEWLATDEGACCKIVGTITPVPEIHGLGAGIAIRKGETELAEKFNAAIDAIRANGTYKEINDKYFGFDAYGG; from the coding sequence ATGCGTATTGCTTCACGAGTTTCCATGGCCTTGTCGGTCGCAGCCATCGCACTCACGATCGGCGGCGCTCAGGCGCAGGAGAAGCTCAGGATCGGAACCGAGGGCGCCTACCCGCCCTTCAACAATCTGACGTCGGACGGCCAGCTCGTCGGCTTCGATATCGATATCGCCAAGGCGCTGTGCGAAGAGATGAAAGTCGAATGCGAGTTCGTGACCCAGGATTGGGACGGCATCATCCCTGCACTGCAGGCCAACCGCTTCGACGCCATCATCGCATCCATGTCGATCACCGACGAACGCCTGAAGCAGGTCGATTTCACCAACAAGTACTACAACACCCCCCCGGCGATCGTCGCGCTGAAGGATACCGACATCACCGGTGTCACGAAGGAAGCGCTTGCGGGCAAGGTGATCGGCGTCCAGGGCTCGACCACGCATTCCAACTATTCGGAAGCGACCTACACCGACAGCGAAGTGCGCGGCTATCCGACCGCCGACGAATACAAGCTCGACCTGATCAATGGCCGCATCGACGCCGCCAATGACGACATCACCGTCATCGAGGAATGGCTGGCAACCGACGAAGGCGCATGCTGCAAGATCGTCGGCACCATCACGCCGGTCCCGGAAATCCACGGTCTCGGAGCCGGAATCGCGATCCGCAAGGGCGAGACGGAACTGGCCGAGAAGTTCAACGCCGCGATCGACGCCATCCGCGCGAACGGGACGTACAAGGAAATCAACGACAAGTATTTCGGCTTCGACGCCTACGGCGGTTGA
- the mobA gene encoding molybdenum cofactor guanylyltransferase MobA: MKPIAGLILAGGRSSRMDGSDKALVILKGSTLLERAVRRIGPQVDHLAINSNADASALPSLGLSIVPDRDTSFSGPLAGILAGLDWAAALPEPPAALVSVAVDTPFFPLDMVARLSGDSENRIVVASSSGMRHPTFALWPLSLRDALAAFLADGATLKVSAFIDDHPNATVEFDLDGGEDPFFNINTPDDLRRAQTIAEMLD, encoded by the coding sequence GTGAAACCGATCGCAGGACTGATCCTCGCAGGCGGACGATCGAGCCGGATGGACGGTTCCGACAAGGCGCTGGTCATTCTGAAGGGGTCTACGCTGCTGGAACGCGCCGTCCGGCGCATCGGTCCGCAGGTCGATCATCTGGCGATCAATTCGAACGCCGACGCATCTGCATTGCCGTCGCTGGGTCTATCAATCGTGCCCGACCGCGACACGAGCTTCTCCGGGCCATTGGCCGGCATCCTGGCCGGGCTGGACTGGGCCGCCGCCCTGCCAGAGCCTCCAGCGGCGCTTGTAAGCGTGGCCGTCGACACGCCGTTCTTCCCCCTCGACATGGTCGCGCGCCTCTCCGGCGACAGCGAAAATCGCATCGTGGTCGCATCGTCGTCAGGCATGCGCCATCCGACCTTCGCGCTGTGGCCGCTGTCGCTGCGCGACGCACTCGCGGCATTCCTGGCGGATGGCGCGACGTTGAAGGTGTCGGCCTTTATCGACGACCATCCGAATGCGACGGTGGAATTCGACCTCGACGGCGGTGAAGATCCGTTCTTCAACATCAACACCCCGGATGATCTTCGTCGGGCGCAAACAATCGCAGAGATGCTTGATTGA
- a CDS encoding DMT family transporter: MPLSPNLRGSLFMVVSMAGFVMNDTLSKTVIETLNQGQMMFVRGLFASVMIGALAWTQGALRAPSQVAHPMVLLRIVAELVATVTFLLALANMPLANISAVLQALPLAVTMGAALFLGETVGWRRWIAIAVGFAGVLVIVRPGFEGFTAYSLLALVSVVFCAIRDLATRKIPHHVPSLLVSTVTATSVTIGGAILIVPLGGWTPMSGAEIGMLFAAAVLVLFGYQFIIMAMRTGDISFVAPFRYTALLWAILLGYLAFGDVPDTVMIVGASIVVASGLYTLYRERVVGKQKPAAESTGPSMAPDGL, from the coding sequence TTGCCCCTTTCGCCCAATCTGCGCGGCTCGCTGTTCATGGTCGTATCCATGGCCGGCTTCGTCATGAACGATACGCTTTCGAAAACCGTCATCGAGACCCTGAACCAGGGACAGATGATGTTCGTCCGCGGCCTCTTCGCATCGGTGATGATCGGGGCGCTGGCGTGGACCCAGGGCGCGCTGCGGGCCCCCTCGCAAGTGGCTCATCCCATGGTCCTGCTGCGCATCGTCGCCGAACTCGTGGCCACCGTGACGTTTCTTCTGGCTCTGGCCAACATGCCGCTCGCCAACATTTCGGCAGTCTTGCAGGCGCTGCCTTTGGCGGTGACGATGGGTGCGGCGCTGTTCCTCGGCGAAACCGTCGGCTGGCGACGCTGGATCGCGATCGCAGTCGGCTTCGCGGGCGTGCTGGTGATCGTGCGGCCGGGCTTCGAAGGATTTACCGCCTATTCCCTGCTCGCGCTCGTCAGCGTCGTTTTCTGCGCCATCCGTGATCTCGCGACCCGGAAAATCCCGCACCATGTGCCGTCCCTGCTGGTTTCCACCGTGACGGCCACCTCGGTCACGATCGGCGGCGCGATCCTGATCGTTCCCTTGGGTGGCTGGACGCCGATGTCGGGTGCGGAGATCGGCATGCTCTTCGCCGCCGCGGTGTTGGTCCTCTTCGGCTACCAGTTCATCATCATGGCGATGCGCACCGGCGACATCTCGTTCGTAGCGCCCTTCCGCTATACGGCGCTCCTGTGGGCGATCCTGTTGGGCTATCTGGCATTCGGCGACGTGCCGGACACGGTCATGATCGTCGGCGCATCGATCGTCGTGGCTTCGGGCCTCTATACGCTGTACCGGGAGCGGGTCGTGGGCAAGCAAAAGCCCGCAGCCGAAAGCACCGGCCCGTCGATGGCGCCGGATGGGTTGTAA
- a CDS encoding MarR family transcriptional regulator, giving the protein MNNKQPLPWDNPRFRNWIALVRAEKAVVRELTRALSHLDLKIGQLDVLMNIYRHPGMSQHDVARRLLVGRSNITMLLPQLEKQGLIRREGDAKDKRVMRLFLTDDGEARLMQALDVYSALIDRVMAQSTPAQCDAMGDQMRRIEEMLRPDE; this is encoded by the coding sequence ATGAACAATAAACAACCCCTCCCCTGGGACAATCCGCGCTTCCGCAACTGGATCGCGCTCGTGCGCGCCGAAAAGGCCGTCGTGCGCGAACTGACGCGCGCACTGAGCCACCTCGACCTGAAGATCGGCCAGCTCGACGTCCTGATGAACATCTATCGCCATCCCGGCATGTCGCAGCACGATGTCGCGCGGCGTCTTCTCGTCGGGCGATCCAACATCACGATGCTGCTGCCGCAACTGGAAAAGCAGGGGCTCATCCGGCGCGAGGGCGACGCCAAGGACAAGCGCGTGATGCGGCTCTTTCTGACCGACGATGGCGAAGCAAGACTGATGCAGGCGCTGGACGTCTATTCGGCCCTGATCGACCGGGTCATGGCGCAGTCCACGCCCGCCCAGTGCGACGCGATGGGCGATCAGATGCGCCGCATCGAGGAGATGCTGCGGCCGGACGAATGA
- a CDS encoding fumarate hydratase: MADTATANLFPLGADETPYRKLTSDFVSVDHFRGQEVLTVEAEGLRLLSETAFSDINHLLRPGHLKQLAAILEDPEATDNDRFVAYDLLKNANIAAGGVLPMCQDTGTAIIMGKKGRRVWTEGGDDDALGKGVLDAYEKKNLRYSQLAPLSMFDEKNTKNNLPAQIDIYEEGEDAYKFLFVAKGGGSANKTFLYQGTPSLLTHDRMIDFLKEKILMLGTAACPPYHLAIVIGGTSAEMNLKTVKLASTRYLDALPTSGGEDGHAFRDLEMEAEVHRLTQQMGVGAQFGGKYFCHDVRVIRLPRHGASLPIGLGVSCSADRQAKGKITKDGIFIEELETNPARYMPDIDEDRLTSHVVRIDLNQPMTQILSELAKHPVKTRVSLSGSIIVARDIAHAKIRERLENGEPMPEYFKNHPIYYAGPAKTPAGYASGSFGPTTAGRMDSYVDQFQSFGGSMVMLAKGNRSRQVREACGRHGGFYLGSIGGPAARLAQDCIKKVEVVEYPELGMEAIWRIEVEDFPAFIVIDDKGNDFFKELNLG; the protein is encoded by the coding sequence ATGGCCGATACGGCAACAGCCAATCTTTTTCCTCTTGGAGCGGACGAGACCCCCTACCGGAAACTCACCTCGGATTTCGTGTCCGTGGACCATTTCCGTGGCCAGGAGGTGCTTACCGTCGAGGCGGAAGGGCTCCGCCTTTTGTCCGAAACGGCCTTCTCCGACATCAATCACCTGCTGCGTCCCGGTCACCTCAAGCAGCTCGCCGCGATCCTGGAAGACCCCGAGGCGACCGACAATGACCGCTTCGTCGCCTACGATCTCCTGAAGAACGCGAACATCGCAGCCGGCGGCGTGCTGCCGATGTGCCAGGATACGGGCACCGCGATCATCATGGGCAAGAAGGGCCGTCGCGTCTGGACCGAGGGCGGTGACGACGACGCGCTCGGCAAGGGCGTGCTCGACGCCTACGAGAAGAAGAACCTGCGCTATTCGCAGCTCGCGCCGCTTTCGATGTTCGACGAAAAGAACACCAAGAACAACCTGCCGGCGCAGATCGACATCTACGAGGAAGGCGAAGACGCCTACAAGTTCCTGTTCGTGGCAAAGGGCGGCGGATCGGCCAACAAGACGTTCCTGTATCAGGGAACGCCGTCTCTCCTGACCCACGACCGCATGATCGACTTCCTCAAGGAGAAGATCCTGATGCTCGGAACGGCCGCCTGCCCGCCCTACCATCTGGCGATCGTCATCGGCGGCACATCCGCCGAAATGAACCTGAAGACGGTGAAGCTCGCCTCCACGCGCTATCTCGACGCCCTGCCGACCTCCGGCGGCGAGGACGGCCACGCCTTCCGCGATCTGGAGATGGAGGCCGAGGTCCACAGGCTGACCCAGCAGATGGGCGTCGGCGCACAGTTCGGCGGCAAATATTTCTGCCACGACGTGCGCGTGATTCGCCTGCCGCGCCACGGCGCGTCTTTGCCGATCGGTCTCGGCGTGTCCTGCTCGGCGGATCGACAGGCGAAGGGCAAGATCACCAAGGACGGCATTTTCATCGAGGAGCTGGAGACCAATCCGGCGCGCTACATGCCGGACATCGACGAAGACAGACTGACCTCGCATGTCGTCCGCATTGACCTCAACCAGCCGATGACTCAGATTCTGAGCGAACTGGCAAAACACCCTGTAAAGACACGTGTTTCTCTCTCTGGATCGATCATCGTCGCGCGCGACATCGCCCATGCGAAGATCCGCGAGCGGCTCGAGAATGGCGAGCCGATGCCGGAGTATTTCAAGAACCATCCCATCTACTATGCCGGACCCGCCAAGACGCCCGCGGGCTATGCGTCGGGCTCGTTCGGGCCGACCACGGCCGGCCGCATGGACAGCTATGTCGACCAATTCCAGTCTTTCGGCGGATCGATGGTCATGCTCGCCAAAGGCAACCGCTCGCGCCAGGTGCGCGAGGCCTGCGGCCGCCATGGCGGGTTCTATCTCGGCTCGATCGGTGGCCCGGCAGCCAGACTGGCGCAGGATTGCATCAAGAAGGTTGAGGTGGTGGAGTATCCCGAACTCGGCATGGAGGCGATCTGGCGCATCGAGGTCGAGGATTTCCCCGCTTTCATCGTCATCGATGACAAGGGCAACGACTTCTTCAAGGAACTCAACCTCGGCTGA
- a CDS encoding DUF971 domain-containing protein, producing MTPPTELRVSKDRRTLSVTFPGHAAFIFSAEMLRVLSPSAEVQGHSAEQRVTVPGKRNVAILKLEPIGNYAVRITFDDFHDTGIFTWDYFHTLGHEKDSRWAEYESELAAKGLARDA from the coding sequence ATGACGCCACCTACCGAACTGCGCGTTTCGAAGGACAGGCGCACGCTGTCCGTCACCTTTCCGGGCCACGCGGCATTCATTTTTTCGGCCGAGATGCTGCGCGTCCTGTCGCCTTCGGCGGAGGTGCAGGGGCATTCGGCCGAGCAGCGCGTGACGGTTCCAGGCAAGCGCAACGTCGCGATCCTCAAGCTCGAGCCGATCGGCAATTACGCCGTACGGATCACGTTCGATGATTTCCACGACACGGGCATCTTCACCTGGGACTATTTTCATACGCTCGGGCACGAGAAGGACAGCCGCTGGGCCGAATATGAGAGCGAATTGGCGGCGAAGGGGCTCGCCCGCGACGCGTGA